The segment aattaaaatcaaaacaagagaGATTGGATTGTACACTGGAAAAGCAATGTCCTTGAAGCCAGGGCACTAGAACAGTAGCTGAGGGCTAACTTGAATactgagcttcctggcagccaaggCAAAAGGGGAAATAGTGGTTTCAGTAGACAAAAGGAAGCTCGCTTGGCTGTCATACAGGAAGGAGTGTTTAAAGGAGGGAAACTCTTTTCCCAGTGAGAGGACTGTGAGATCTGGTCTTTATTTCTGCCCTGTGACGCCTGGGGCTTCTCTGGGACCCAGTCAGTGGTACAGTATAATCAGGGCGGATAAGAACTGGGCCTGGTGAGCCGATTTCCATGACTCAGAAGCTGGTGACTCTGCAGGGGTCCTGGGCGGTCCCCCTCCTCCCCGTCTGTGTTTCCCCATCTCACAGTGGTAAAGATGGTGCCCATCTATTGGATGCCAAGCACATGCCAGGAACTGATCTAGTGACTTGATACACATTTCAGTTTTACAAGCATTTTCCAGTTTAAGAAACTGAGGCCGAGAACAAACAGCAAAATGACTTTTGGCCACAGCCACACATAGCTCGGATGCGTCGGAGTGGAGAATTCCATCCTGATCCCTCTGACCCAGGGCCCATGCCTCCCTCTGCAGCACGCTGCCTCCCTGCGGGCTGGTATCATCTCTGCTTGGCTGCCGACCAGCAGCTACGCCTCAGAGGTGTCCCACAGCCCCAGAGCAAGGCTTGTTTGGAGCATCAGGACTCCTGACTCCGGTCCAGACTGTCTTATCCCACgattccctcctctgcctccagttCCACCTCCCCACCAGGCTCCATACCTCATGCCCCCTGGTCCCGGCCCACCTCCCCTTGGCCCACCTCTCGCAAGGCAGAGAGGGACATTTCCGGGCTCTGCTGGGGAAGTTCTGGCAGCACTCTCACCCCTGAGTTagaatgaatgatttattttttctttcccagcaCATTGTAAATCCCAGTGGAAGACTAAACATGTCCTTGATGATGTTTATTCCTGCAGATGAGGCCCAGCTGGGGAGGTGGGCCTTGTTGAGCCTGGAGGAAGAGGCCTTCTAAAGGCAGTGGGCCATCCTTTCCCTCACTCTCCAGGCCtcctgggcaggtgggagggaccGAGCCACTGGGGTTCCCCCGGCCCCTGCCTGAAGTGGTCTCTGGGATGCCATTGGTCCTTCCTGCCCTGAGTTCCCAGCAGCCGCTGTTCCCAGGGCAGCaacaggggaggctgggggtcTTGGGCAAGGCACGTGGCCTCTCAGGCCCGGGGTTCTGTGTCTATAAATTGAGGGGAAAGCTGCTGGGCCCCCACTTCCAGGCAGAGTTGAAGTGAGCACAGACTGCAACACTTTTATAAGACAGAATGAGGGCCAAGGCCTCAACTCTGGAACCTAACTGCCCATGTTGGAGTCGCTCCTCTGAGGCACTCAGCAAGTTACTGGGCCTCTCTGTGCTCCACTGGCCTCACCGGTCAAACGGCGGTAATCCTGCAGGTCCACGCCCCTTGGCTGTAGTTCTGAAATCCAAGAACCACTCTGAAAAGCAAAAATGCCCTTTGCAGCTCGTTTGGTGGCAAAATCAAACCCACACAGAAGCCAGGCTATTTATGGCCTCTGTGTACCCCATTTAGGGGGCCCTTGGGAATTATGAATGGGAGAGACTGCGGGGTGTAACCTGGACCCCAATCCTTTCTAAATTTGGAACATTGCTCAGCGCCAGAGCACGCTGGCCCCAAGGCTGGCTCCTAGTGCCGTGCTGCGGATTTAAGAGCGTCGCCTGTGGGAAGGGCCTCGGGTGGCTCCTGGCCCGGAGTAGATATTTGCTGGCCTCATTGCAAGGGGTCACTGTGTTGGTCACCATCATTAACTTCAGTAATGCTTAGTAAGGGCTCAGTAAATGGCCTGGAGGCTGAGGgcttggaggggaaggggctcGAGTGGGCTGGGTGGGcgctgggggttgggggtggtgaCAGTGGCCAAGCCACACTGCTGTGTGCCCCTGGGAAAGGCTGGTCAGGAGCTGTGATGCCCTTCCCCCTCTTTGCCTTTCCTACCTAAGAAGCTAAGAATAGCCAGTGTGCACTCGCCCTGACGCCCTAACGCCCTAACGTACATGTGGTAAGACACTTCCCCTAGGACAATGCCGTTCTGTGAGATGCCTGCTCCCTGTGATGGAAACTTCCTGATCCCCTGGCCCAGGGTTGCTACCAGCCTTGGGGGTGGGCAGCTGGAGCCAGGACAGAGAGAGGTGACCTTTGTCTTCCCTtttgggaaggggaagaaggtgtCCAGGCGGTCCTTCTGGAAGGGGATCATGGAGAGCAGTGGGATggagattcttttttatttttaagattttatttatttatgtggcagagagcacatgccagcacaagcagggggagcggcagagggagaggcagaagcagggtcctgcctgagcagggagccctaggtggggctcgatcccaggaccctttgatcatgacctgagctgaaggcagatgcttaactaactgagccactcaggcgccctgggatgAAGATTATTaaggtgctgggtgctgggtgcctGTGGCTCCGTGGCTCCGTGGCTCCGAGGCATTAGAGGGCGGTGCCTGACTCAGACCccaccctcaaggagcttactggAGCCTGGGGAGTTCTGGGGTAGCTGGTTATGTACTTTGCAGGTGGCTTTCAGGAAAGACTCAGGTGGTGATGAGGAGTAAACACACACCCCCTGCATCCGCCATTGCCAAGGGCCCTCATTTCCTATCAGGATCCCAGGCTGAAGCCTCAGGCCCTTGGTATCTGCCTTCTGGCAACGCACTTGGCAACATACGCTGTGGGAACCCTGGAGAGGACAGGAAGATGTGGGTCCATTTTGTTGCATGGGGGGCGCCTCGTTCTCAAGGGCGGTTTGATGCATGAGAGtaaagagggcagagggaggcctgAACACCACCCCaaggagcaggcagaggagccggagaggagggggagaagggagacaggAGACGCTGTCTGGTCTCGATTATCCGAATGGTTTGTCCTGAGAGACAGTGATCTGATTTGTCCTGTATGGTCCCATCTGGGGCTTGGGGTGGAATGGAGAACTCACTAATGGGTAGAAGTCACTTGAGCTCAGCTTAAAACGAACTGCTTGTAGCAAgagcctccccagccctgcagtgCGCCAGTCGGTGGGGTCCTGAGTGCCCCATACAGGGAGCCTTTAAGTAGAGCCCGGGAACATACGGGAAGGGCACTTACATTTGGACGATAGGCTAGATTCAGAGGTCTCTTCTAATCCTGCCTCTGTGTGAGAAGTCGCACTGCAAGGTGAAATGAAAGCACGGCATTGTGGCAGTGGGGAGCCGCCCCAGAGGACAGTGGGATCTGGGGTCAGGTGGAGACACCGGGGCGTTGGCTGTGGTTGAGATCGCGGGCTTCTGGGGCTGCACACATCAGGGTTACAGTCCTGTCTCTTCTGCTTGCtcgctgtgtgatcttgggaagtCGTGCCGActctctgaacctgttttctcttctgggaaATGGGCAGGATGGTACTGGGCAGTGTTCCAGGGCTGGTCTCCTAGGTGTGTGACCTGAGCGTTGGTTACACAGGGCCCTCCACTTCAAAGGGTCTTTGCTTGGTTTATCCTCTGATGCCACTGTGTTgaaattctttatcatttttaagcaAGGGACCCTGCATTTGCATTTTGCCCTGGGCTGTAGTTATGCTGCTGGTCCTGGgaaggactctttttttttttttttttttaaatcctgggcGGGACTCTTCCTTTCATAGATAGTAACACAGTTGGCCAGAGTTGGCAGGAGGTTTGGCTGGATCCAGATATCTGCCGGCTACTGGCAGGACTCTGTCCCTCTCCGGCCCTTGCTCCGGCTCGCCTCCGTCGGCTGCCTTCTCAGGCAAGCAGTCCCCAGCAGAGCCTGCGGTGGCCACCAGCAGCCTAGGCCCTCATCCCGCCCAATGAGCGGAGAGAGGTTACCTTGGGTGACATGCCCAGGGTGGGGAAGGTGCCCTGTGGCAGCCTGGGACTTGCCCGTGGCAGCGAGGGGGCAGGGCTTCCCCGGCTCGTGGAGGGATTGAGCGGTGGTTACCCCTAAGGAAAGGAAGTGCTGTTTTAGGAAGGGAGAATCTGGTGCAGAGCAGGCAGAAACCGCAGAGGCGGCCCCTGCAGGGATGAAGTGAGAGAGTGGGcatcttcccccttcccctccctgctcattcttGTCTCAGGAACTACCTGGTCACCAGGGTGACCTCCCCGAGCTCCCAACATGGCCTCCTGGGCATCAGCTCCGAGCTGAACCAGCCCCCGCAGCCGTGGTCCCTGTGGCCCAGCGAGGGCTCTCCGCTACATTCTGGGCTGCAGGGTGATGCGGTGTTTCCATGGAAACCACCCAGCCTCAGTGGAAACCACCCGGCTTCCATCACTTTTCTCATGTCAGGGGACCTGAAATAGGGAAGTCTGGGCTGCTGTGGCAACCACGCTGGGGTATAAATAGAGACGAGGTCCGCGGGGGAGGGCAGGTAGGACAGCTGTGGGAGAGGCAGCCCTCCATGCAAATGCCTCTGGGGACCCCCCCCTCCTTTCCACGCCTCGGAGATCATCCACCCACTGCGGAGAAGAGGTGGAGCAGAGATGGTCAGGCCAGAGAGACCCAAGACCCACGGAAGCCAGCGCCAGGTGTATGATGGGGCGAGCCGCTGAGCTCCTCCGGGCCCTTCTTAACACTGCTCTGACCTTCAAGCTGTGGCCATGTGGGCCCACTGCCGACAGAGCTTCATGGGTCAAAACTTGGGTTCtgggtccaaatcccagctcttcaCGTGTCGGCTGTGTGACCTCGGTCAAGTTaatcaacctctctgggcctcgttTGAGGGAACGAGGTAAACCCCTAGGCCCGACGTCTGCTCTGAggattaaaatgaattaatgcatgaaaagtgcttagcacagcTAGTACCTAACACGTGTGTGATAAAACTTAGCCCCTGTTACTGTGATTAGTTACCCATAGGAAAGCTTTGTAAATCGTAAAGCTCTGTGTGAGTAAAACAAAAGTACCACACTCGGGGTTCTGtcaagagggagagggggcagacagcagtcctggggaggggggctggttTCCCAGGGCTAGTGCAGGGAGGGGGCAAGGAGCCCTGCGGGTCCATCCGGAGGATGTGGGTTCTCTGAGCCCTGCGTTCGTGAGCTGCCTGTGGGGAGCTGGCGGAAACCCACTCACTTCGTTGTGTTCTGGGCTTTGAAAACCCCTGCCTGGAAGTACCTGTCCTATATCCTAATTCCCCTTTCCCCGGAACCGAGGGGCAGGTTTGTGGCCGTCCCCTCGGTGCCTTGGCCCCTCGCCCTGGCCTTCTGTGGTGACAGCAGGTggctgtgactggcttcttcatGCTGCCGCGCCAGGAAGGCCCCTGAACAAAGTGCACGGGAGAGGCCAGGCGGGGCCAGGCTGGTGCTGGCTCTCGGGGGGCCCCCTCGCTCCCACCTGGGGGTGCGGGGCCCTGTTCTCAGTTCTCAAGGCTGGTTTCAGGTTTGCCTTCCTTCGCACAGCTGACTTGTTCCTGAAAAGCTGCCGTAGTGAGATCCTCGGTTGAGAGCCCCACTGAGGGGGCCTTTGGGGCCAAATCCTTTTGTTCCCTGCACCCCTCATCTGTCTTCTTTGTAAATCGTTGTTTTCTTGGTGGGGTTAGGGAAAAGTGGGTGCTTCTCTCCCTCACCGAGGGATTCTGAGTTCCCAACACAGTCAGGATTTGGATTTTGTGAGGCCTCGGGGCAGGCAGGAGGATTAATCGGGAGAGTACGTGAGTACCACCCTGGTGTGTGGCGTATTGCAGTGACCGTACACACACTCGCTATTCAAGTACAGCACACGTCTGCCCTGGCGGGGCTTTACCAGGTACGGTCCTTGCTCCCGTGGATCTGACAGTCtagtgaaagggagagagagtaaaTCCTGAAGACGAATGAGCATGTAATAACAGTGCGGCGAAGGAAAAGGCAGCATGCCTACCCTTGCAGGTTgaggagggcctgggagggggtggtggaggggataGAGAAGGGAGGTATTCTGTAGGGTGGTCCaggaaggcctttctgaggaggtgacatttaagcagagCCCTGAAGCAAGTGGAGGAGTGAGCCGTGTTAATATTTGGGGGAAGAGGATAACAGGTGATGGGGagagtaagtgcaaaggccctgaggcaggagtgtgcctGGCAGAAAGACAGCAAGGGAGACCTGTGTAATGGaagcagaagcaaaaacaaagaaaatgaggttTGGGAAGAGCGGGGGCCGAACAATGTGGGGCCTTGTGGGCCATTGACAGGATGCTGGCATTCTTCCTGAGAGGGATGAGAGGCCACCGGAGGGTTTGCAGCAGTGACGGGCAAAGATTCCCATCTAAAGGGTTCCCCAGGCCCCGAATAGACTACAGCGCAGGAGTGGTGGGCCCTGGCTGCCCCGGGCTTAGTGTGGTGGCCAGCGGGGGGCGGGCACACTAGAAGCACTAGGAAAGTAGTTGGCATGGACAGTGAAATGCTTTTGAGCATGTCgccagggtgggggcaggtgagGAGAGAGGCCGTTTAAGTAGATGTGACCAAAGGTGATGCATAGGTTTCAGGAAGTCTGACCTTGACCCTTGTTCCCCCCCGCCCACCCCGCAGCTAAAGCAGGAGATGGGCAACATCGTGACGGAGCTCATTCGGGACTACAAGGACAGTCATGAGGACAGACTGCAGGAGGCCTGGGACTATGTGCAGGCTCAGGTAAGGTGGCTAAGGCAGGGTGGGGTGGCACGACGGTCCTGGCCTAATGTGTCTGGGTCTGGCCCTAATGTGTCTGGGTCTGGCTGTCCGTGTGCCTCACAGAATACACCAGTGAGTTTGTATGTGAGTGTGTATCTGTTGGGGGCAGGGGCCTCTGAGCAGTCCCCCTGCCTGGCTCCCCAGCTACCACCACAGTCCCTCGCTCAGGGGCCAGGGTCTTGGAGGCGCCCGTGGCTCACAGCGCTCCAGTCtgtggccagagggagagggcccTCCTCTCAAGCCAGGCTGGGGAGTGTCGGGAGTGCGTCCCAGGGGTTGAGGAGCTAGGTGCCCAGGCTGACTTGCTGACATGAGTTGGAGTGGAGGCTACCTCTGGGAGGGTGTTGACATGGGATGTGCCCATGGGAACCTTCTGGGGTGAAAGGACTGTTTTATCCAAATCCTGATCCAACTGGCAGTTATGCCAATAGATGTGTAAAAGTTCCTCAAGCTGTTTGTGCACTTCAGTGTGTGCATTCCACCTCAAAGTGAGAGACAGACTGACTGACTAAAGGATGgaatgactgactgactgactgactgaatgaatgactgaatgactgagtgaatgacagactgaatgaacgaatgaatgaatgaatgatggactGGCAGACAgaatgactgactgaatgaatgaatgcatgagtgcTTGAATGATGGACTGACTGGCAGATGgaatgactgactgactgaatgaatgatggaACGACTGACAGGATGACTGGCTGACTGGCTGACTGACAGACAGAATAACTGACTGGCCCACTGGGTTCCCAGCTTGCGCTGATGGTGAACAGTCACCACACACACGAATGGACCTCGGGGATCAGGTCCCAGGTGCCGTGTGCCCTTGGCTGGGACCCAGCGTCTCTGGGCTGCAGCGTCCTCCTGTCTCCTATGAGGCTCCAGCCATGGTGGTCGCTCGGGGGCTGCCTGTAGCACTAACTGACTGCTGCCTGGCGGGGGGCTGTggggagtgaggggcaggggtgggggcagcaggaggaggcCTGACTCCATGGCATCAGGAGAGCAGGGCGTCTGGAGATGGGACTCTGTCCAGACCACACGGGTGCATCTATTTTCTGGGCCGTGAAGACCCTATTTTCTGCCTCACAATTTTTGGTGAGGACCAGATGGGGCCAGGTCGGGGGGCCTGTGTGGGCTGCGGGGCTCAGGGCACGCGGGAAGATGTCTTCCTCACACTTTCGGTTGGACCCACAGTTGCTGAGGTTAAGGGGACACTCATGTCCCAGGATGATCTTGTGCCCCCTGCAGGGAGCCAGGGGGAGAGGTGGGTCCCTTGAGAGATGGTGCGCACCCTACCATGGGAAGCAGTTGACTTTTGGGGGGATTTCTGCAGCAGGCGAGGCTCGAGATCATTCTGGTGTCTGTCAGATGCTGCTTGGGATGGTGGTTAAGAGAGCTGACTGAGTCAGGCCCCGAGGGCGGGaataccagctctgccacttcccgagcctgtttcctcatctataacatggGGCCGTCCAGCCGTGCTCGTGGGAGAGGAGTTCATGCAGCCCGTGGCACTCACGCAGCGCTTCGGGGGCGTGTTGGTGATGCGGGTTTATTGGTCATGCCGGGGACCCATCTCGGCACGAGGCAGGGTCGGGGGCTCTGCCTGGTGTGGTAGCAGGGCCAATGAGAGCTGTCTCCTTCTGTGGAGTGTGTGAGGGCCTGGGGGTGCCCCTCAGGGGTGCCCGTATCCCTGCCAGAGGAGGCCGCCAAGTGTCCGCCTGAGATGGGAACAGGAGGAAGGAACCTGGCCCAGCAGCTGCCTGGAGCCCAAGGACACCCGCGTGTGCTTGGCTCGCCCCCTGCTGGTCACCGGGCTGCTGGTCGGGGACCCACCGCCCTGATATGGGCGGGAAGCAGGTGGGGGGCCGCACACACACCCGGCGCAGGGGCACGAAACTTACCCCTGCGAGTCCACTTAATCCTCCCAGGGACCCTGGCAGAGTGACTCCTATCATCCCATTCTCTACATGAGGAAGCCGGGGCTGGCGGTTTGCCCCAGCCCAGGGTACATGTACTCCCCAACTCGGTTCCACCTTCCCCTGGGCCTTTCTAGCACAGGCTTAGCTCCTCAAGTCCTAGTCccgtcaggagttcaagcccagATGTGATCCACAGCCCCTCGGGGTCCCCTTTGCGAGCCCCATGGAGGCCCCCTTCTAGCACAGGGAGCCTAGAAGGGCCTTCTCCCCCTCTGGAGCTggaacattttctcttctcaaagGCAGAATTCACCATATCTCCTATTTCACCTTGGCAGCCAGGAAGCTTAGAGCCAAATCTCACTCCAGCATGTGCACAGCCCCTAAAAGTGGAGCTGGCCATCCCTGAGCAGTCCCTGTGCTCCCCAGATCGGCCCGGATGCTTGGCCGGCCTCGTCCCATGGGGTCCTCCTAACAGCCCTTTCAGTTAGGAACCTTTGTTACCCCGTTTTGCACACGAAGAGACTGAGGAAAGCACTTTAAGTGAAGTTAATCTACTGGTaggtggcaaagctgggatttgaacccagtagCTGGACTCTAGAccccatgctctttttttttttaattatttttttaagtaggcccgacatccaaagtggggcttgaactcacgacccagcGATCAAgcgttgcatgctctaccgactgagccccccaggtgccccaagaccccACCCTTTTAGCTGTGTGTCATCTGCCCTTCTGTGCCCCACacatctgtgttctttcttccaACTCGAGCGTCCCTCTTGTGCTGCTATATATTTTACTGCCCCTGACTTTTTGTCTCTTGCTGtgttaatatttatatgtgtttccTGAAAGCCCCTTTAAATTACCGGCGGCTCCCAGAAGCCAAAGTGAAACCTGAGCTCGAATCCTGGCAATTTGGCGGGGCCCAGGCGGGCCTGCGAGGGGCTGATCTGAGCCTCCGGCTGGGGAGAGGCCACCTCCGCCAGGAGGACGGCCTGCCTGAGGGCAGTGGGCGCGAGCTGCTGGTCTCCCGGCAGGTGAAGTGCTGCGGCTGGGTCAGCTTCTATAACTGGACGGACAACGCGGAGCTCATGAACCGCACCAATGTCACCTACCCCTGCTCCTGTGAGGACAGGAGCGAGGCGGACGACGGCTTCCTGCTGAGGAAGGGCTTCTGCGAGGCTTTCGACAGCAACAGGACCGAGAGTGGGAACAGCCCCGAGTACTGGCCCGTGTACCGTGAGGTGTGTGGAAAGCTGTGGGGCCCGGGCCGGGGCTGGGCTTGGGGAGCTCGGGGGTTCTGGTACTCAGGCTGCTCGGGCTTGCCTGGGCTATTCCTTCccatccccttccttccttctgtccgtccttccttccttcctttcttccatccatccttccttccatccttccgtccttccttccctctttcctccttccctcccttccctccttcttcctctctccctcccttccttcctccatccctctttccctccccccctcccccctcccttccttcacttAGCCTTCCTGCCTTTGATTCATGGCTTGCTTGTCATTTGTACCGGCATCTACATACTCGTTAACTTACTTAACTTGCAGTCAAGGAGCACACAGAGCCCTCCCTGCAAGCCCTCTGCACTGGGGGGTGCCCTCCTGCTGACTCTTCATGGTGGGGTGAGGCGGCATGGCAGGCAGTGACGTGGCCGTGTTCTCCCCTTGTAGGGCTGCATGAAGAGGGTGCAGGCGTGGCTGCAGGAGAACGTGGGCATCATCCTAGGCGTGTGTGTGGGCGTCGCTGTCATCGAGGTCTGAATGCCTTCCCCTCCGGCACTctgctccctgtccctctcccggCCAGGGAGGCTGAGGCCCTGCAGCAGGCGCGGCCTGGCCACtgtccctccctgggcccctctgcCGCTGGGCCCACGGGCTGGTCACGAGGCTTCCGTTGTCAGTCTGCTTCCTCCTGCTCGACCCCTGTGACTCCCGCTGACCCGGACAGTGAGAGGCTGCTCTGCGGcctcggggagggggggggagctgggtggccctgcctccctctgacCCTTGCTCTGTCCTCCACAGCTCCTGGGGATGCTCTTGTCCATGTGCTTGTGCCGGCACGTCCATTCCGAAGACTACAGCAAGGTCCCCAAGTACTGAGGCGGCtgctgtcccccacctccctgcccatcccccagcctctgggctcctcAGGGTCTCCAGGCTCCGCACCAGGCTCACCTCCCCCCTCACTCCCCCGTGCCTGTCCTGTgctggctggaggtgggggggggctttcTGGGGCCATGACCCGTCTCCCTACCTTTCTGCCTCCAGACTTGAGCCCCAGCTGTTCGTGGCTCCTTCGCTTATTGCCCGCCGGGATTCTCTCAGCCACCCAGAGAGAAGGTGCCCGCGGTGTCCCTGCACAGGTGGACGGGGTCTCGAGCTGCCTTGGGAACTGTGTATATGGGATGGGGAAAAGTATATTCAACATTGGGGGGGGGTTTGGATGAGGCACCTGGGCTGTCAGGGGACTGCCCACTGCGTgggtaaacttttttttccactaTAATGCTTGTATCTTTGGTTTTCACGTTTTCACTGAAGGTAGTGGGAGTGGGTGGGCTTTACCGATCCGTTATTAGGAGCCGCAGCCCTTCCCCGAGCCAGCTCCAGCCCCACGCAGGCAGCTCAGATCAACCGAGGATGATGCTGTGAGCCGGGCCGAAGAGGGGCCCCCGGGGCCAGGGAATCTGAACTGGCTCTGGGCTGCTTAGGGAATCAGGGGGGTGAACCCTGGGGGCCTGACGCAGAGCTGGTCCTGCATTCACCAGGATCCCTAGCTgcccagggaagggggaaggatgCTTTCCCCTGGGAGAAGCTAGGCGGGCCTGTCCTTTGCGCCCGGGAATGGGTGGGTGAGACTGTGCCTTgtaagggagtggggagggggctatgTGCACAGTTCTATAAAACATGTCCGAGATTTGACAACTAACTATTAAAGAGGATTTGTAACAATCCAGCTTGCCCCTGGCGATGCTGCTTCTGAGTTCCAGAGGACCGACTGGAAAGAGGTGGGCTACCCTGAACTGGGGCGGAAAGGGCAATGGTCAGGAGGTGTTTCCACAGGGCCCACCAGGTGGCGCTGCTGCCCCGGACTAGGAGCCCGGAGTTATTCTGTGGCTTCT is part of the Ailuropoda melanoleuca isolate Jingjing chromosome 16, ASM200744v2, whole genome shotgun sequence genome and harbors:
- the CD82 gene encoding CD82 antigen — encoded protein: MGSACIKVTKYFLFLFNLLFFILGAVILGFGVWILADRSSFISVLQTSSSSLKVGACVFIGVGAVTMFMGFLGCIGAIKEVRCLLGLYFAFLLLILIVQVAAGVLFYFNMGKLKQEMGNIVTELIRDYKDSHEDRLQEAWDYVQAQVKCCGWVSFYNWTDNAELMNRTNVTYPCSCEDRSEADDGFLLRKGFCEAFDSNRTESGNSPEYWPVYREGCMKRVQAWLQENVGIILGVCVGVAVIELLGMLLSMCLCRHVHSEDYSKVPKY